One Rhizoctonia solani chromosome 3, complete sequence genomic region harbors:
- a CDS encoding Transmembrane amino acid transporter protein — protein sequence MSITGGGSPRDGGEQPQGTPADRRYGTPPVANIPARVFDSPRPPSTVPNYGSVPQRPAFNPGPTSGSGTATPTINGDEDERTRVVRRHLVSAEERTDASRRPSAGGISLARPQYLSRHPSSGAASGTGSTSQNPNPAPNLDEPFPIPYGSHGGDVTHEIYKWHADQGREHLRRPRSVSFSGPQLSVDPAFRHIHEPGGFRRNYVMAAREQGQDHPRMLHNFIEFLYLYGHFAGEDLEEEDEEEDLGASPTDEEQGPLLEGASADQPESQLIHRSVASLKPSERTPLMSRSMSQSHASIRRRRRQSVGSHGDATVTQAVLMLLKSFVGTGVLFLGKAFSNGGMLFSTVVLVVIALVSLWSFLLLVHAKFAVSGSFGDIGGALYGNWMRQLILASIVISQLGFVSAYLIFVAENLQAFILAVSKCKHLVSTTTLIFAQLVLFIPLSLVRNLAKLSTTALVADGFILVGLVYLFSMEAKVISDRGGVADIKWFNEKDFPLLIGTAVFSFEGVGLVIPITDAMREPRKFPKVLTGVMLFLIVLFGGAGALAYAAFGSNIDTVVLKNLPQDSKPVQSVQFLYSLAILLSTPLQLFPALRILETALFVKSGKTSLRVKWTKNLFRLFVVLGCVGVSIFGAKDLDKFVSFVGSCACVPLCFVYPAMLHYKAVAKTRFQKGSDIALMIFGMAAAIYTSIQTIKLMAAPSGPAEPVGHCVPPVTKPGSGNGPDSPFWPGAGLF from the exons ATGAGTATAACTGGCGGTGGCAGTCCACGAGACGGAGGAGAGCAGCCTCAGGGAACACCGGCCGATAGACGATATGGTACTCCGCCAGTAGCGAATATCCCGGCTCGCGTATTTGACTCGCCGAGACCACCCAGTACTGTTCCCAACTATGGATCTGTGCCTCAAAGACCGGCGTTTAATCCCGGTCCCACTTCTGGCTCTGGCACTGCTACTCCCACCATCAACGGCGACGAAGACGAACGAACAAGAGTTGTAAGAAGACACTTGGTATCGGCCGAGGAACGAACCGATGCCTCGCGCAGACCATCAGCAGGCGGCATCAGTCTTGCTCGGCCACAGTACTTGTCTCGTCATCCCAGCTCTGGTGCCGCCTCTGGCACCGGCTCAACTTCACAGAATCCGAACCCAGCCCCAAATCTTGACGAGCCATTCCCCATCCCGTATGGATCCCATGGCGGTGACGTTAC ACACGAGATTTACAAGTGGCATGCCGACCAAGGTCGTGAGCACCTTCGTCGGCCACGATCCGTATCCTTCTCGGGCCCCCAATTATCGGTCGATCCTGCGTTTAGACACATTCATGAACCGGGAGGATTCCGCCGTAACTATGTGATGGCCGCCCGGGAACAAGGCCAAGACCACCCGAGGATGTTGCACAACTTTATCGAATTCCTTTATCTCTACGGTCATTTC GCCGGAGAAGATCTTGAGGAggaggacgaagaggaagatttGGGTGCGTCTCCCACCGATGAAGAGCAGGGGCCGCTCTTGGAAGGCGCAAGTGCGGACCAACCCGAGAGTCAGCTGATCCACCGTAGTGTTGCGTCACTGAAACCCTCGGAACGCACTCCGCTCATGTCCCGGAGCATGAGCCAAAGCCATGCCTCGATCCGCCGACGGCGCAGACAGAGTGTGGGGTCACATGGTGATGCAACCGTCACTCAGGCAGTACTCATG CTTCTCAAATCCTTCGTTGGCACCGGTGTCCTCTTTTTGGGAAAAGC TTTCTCCAATGGCGGAATGCTCTTTTCAACAGTTGTGCTCGTCGTGATCGCGCTGGTGTCGCTATGGTCGTTCTTGCTCCTTGTGCACGCCAAGTTTGCAGTTTCCGGTTCATTCGGTGACATTGGTGGTGCACTCTACGGCAACTGGATGCGACAGCTCATCCTTGCATCGATCGTCATCTCCCAACTTGGATTCGTCTCTGCATACTTGATCTTTGTGGCCGAAAACTTGCAAGCGTTTATTCTGGCCGTGTCGAAATGCAAGCATCTCGTCTCGACCACCACACTCATTTTCGCCCAGCTGGTCCTCTTTATCCCGCTATCGCTCGTCCGCAACTTAGCCAAGTTGAGTACGACGGCGCTCGTTGCTGATGGGTTCATCCTGGTTGGTTTGGTCTATTTGTTCTCCATGGAAGCCAAGGTCATCTCGGACCGCGGAGGTGTGGCGGATATCAAGTGGTTCAACGAAAAGGATTTCCCGCTATTGATTGG AACGGCTGTATTCTCGTTCGAGGGTGTTGGACTG GTTATCCCCATCACAGATGCCATGCGCGAACCGCGCAAGTTCCCCAAGGTCCTGACGGGTGTCATGCTTTTCCTCATCG TCCTATTCGGTGGAGCGGGTGCATTGGCGTACGCAGCATTTGGCTCGAATATCGATACCGTCGTTCTCAAGAACCTGCCACAAGACTCCAAACCGGTCCAATCTGTGCAGTTCTTGTACTCGCTCGCTATCCTCTTGTCCACTCCACTCCAGCTGTTCCCGGCTCTACGTATCCTCGAAACCGCCTTGTTCGTCAAGTCTGGCAAGACCAGTTTGCGAGTCAAGTGGACCAAGAACCTGTTTAGGTTGTTTGTCGTCCTTGGATGTGTGGGCGTTAGTATCTTTGGAGCTAAGGATCTGGACAAGTTTGTGTCATTTGTCGGAAGCTGTGCTTG TGTCCCACTGTGCTTTGTCTACCCTGCGATGCTCCATTACAAGGCAGTAGCCAAGACCCGGTTCCAGAAAGGATCCGACATTGCGCTGATGATATTCGGTATGGCTGCAGCAATTTACACGAGTATCCAAACGATCAAG TTGATGGCGGCTCCCTCTGGCCCTGCCGAGCCAGTTGGACACTGCGTTCCTCCCGTAACGAAACCTGGCTCTGGAAACGGACCCGATTCGCCTTTTTGGCCTGGTGCGGGTTTGTTCTGA